The Maylandia zebra isolate NMK-2024a linkage group LG4, Mzebra_GT3a, whole genome shotgun sequence genome includes a window with the following:
- the gng13b gene encoding guanine nucleotide-binding protein G(I)/G(S)/G(O) subunit gamma-13b — MDEMDLPQMKKEVESLKYQLAFKREKSSKTVTDLVKWIEDGVPEDPFLNPELMKNNPWVEKGKCILL; from the exons atGGATGAGATGGACCTGCCCCAGATGAAGAAGGAGGTGGAGAGCCTCAAGTACCAGCTGGCCTTCAAAAGAGAGAAGTCCTCCAAAACAGTGACTGA TTTGGTAAAATGGATAGAGGATGGTGTCCCAGAGGATCCCTTCCTGAACCCGGAGCTGATGAAGAACAACCCCTGGGTGGAGAAAGGAAAATGCATCCTTCTTTAG